The genomic segment TCGTTTGCCGGTTCACTGCTGGCTGCTATTTCATATCCTGGTATATGGGGATTTACAGGCAGTAAGATAGTCTGGATACGCTTTGCCAGCTCCATTTCACCCCACAGGGCATCCATTACCTTTTGAAGTTTACGATTTGTCTCAGCCAGCTCTGCTGTCCGATCCCTGACCTTTGTTTCCAGATTTTCATATAACATTGCATTTTCAATGGAGATTGCAGCCTGGGCTGCCAGTACTTTCAGCAGATCAAGTCTTTCCAGGGTAAATGCATCAATTGTCAGGTTATTTTCCAGGTAAAGAAGCCCGTTTAGTTTTCCTTGATGAATAATAGGCAGGCAAATCAGGGATTTTAACTGGGAATTACGGATATACGGGTCATCTGCATAGGTCATGTCTCTGGTCAAATCATTGATTATCAGGGGGTTTTGAGTTCTTGCCGCATAATGCACCACTGAAAGCGGAAGTTCTCTGCTTTGTTCAACAGGGACTGCCTGCATGATTCCGATCTTTTTATCTGTAATCCGGCTTTTTGCCTGAATCAGGAGATTATCATTTTCTTTTATAATCAAAACACCTTTTGTTGCACCTGCATTTTCCATTGCAATGCCAAGCATATTTTCAATAAGCCTGTTTAGCTGTACTTCCTGAGACAGGGTTTGTGAAACTTTGATTATACTTGCTGTATCCAGAAAAGCTGAACTTGTGATTGATGAAACTGCTGTTTTGTCTTTGCCGACCTGCGGGACAAAGAAAAGATGGCCGTATTTTTTTTTCAGTTCCAGGGCTTTGCGTTTTGCTCCCCATGCTGCATAACATTCATAAGCTCTTGCTATATGGAGTGAAGCATAAGATTGAAAACCTTTTTTCAGGTGAAATTCTCCTGCAAGTTCATTGGCTGCAGCCTCATTTTGTATAAAAAAATTGTCTTTTGCAGATTCAATTGCCTGATGATAAAGTTCCAGTGCTTCCATGTCTTGTCCCCTGACAGATGCAGTTTCTGCTGCAGCAAGGGCGTATTTGTGAAAAAAATTACCAGGATGGCTTTGACTCCAGGCTTTTAACTGCTGTATCATCAGGTCGAGCTGTTTGTTATATTTTTTATTTTCTTTTAACAGGGGATAATTTTTTATTAAACTCAGGGCATAATAAAAAACATATTCATATCCCCAGAACAATCCCCCGTTCTGGGCAATGGTTTTATGGGCTTTTTCAGCATATTCAAGAGCCTTGTCATAATTTCCATAAAGATATGATGCCTGGGATTTGTATCCATAATACCAGTTTTCAAGGGGCAGAAATTTTGATTCCTGAATTTCCTCCAGCCATTTGGATTCATTAAAATCATTGTCATCAAGCGTATTGCCAGGGATGTTTCCCTGGAAATACTGGATAAGTTTCTTATGAAATTCAAAATTCCTGATTGTAAATATATCTATTGTTTTATTAACAAATTCTGCCTGAATACAATTGTTTTCATAAACTGATTTTAATATATCCCCTTTGATTAATCCTGCCCATGAAGGTGCCATCAATGCCCAGTTGGTATAAACCACATCCCCGCTTTCCAGGTTATACACAAAAGATTTTTTGTAAAGCTCAGTAATATTTTTGTAAGAATCGCCGAAAACACTTACAAAATGCCCAAAAAGATTATAAACCTTTCCCCGTATATCAACATGGGGATATTTTTCACTCAATTGTACGGCAAGTCTGCCAAACTGATAAGCTTTCTGATATTCTCCCTGAACTGCCAGCATCATTCCATAACAGACAAAACCATATGCAGAGGCTTCGCAATTTCCATGCTCCAGAGACAGGCAGACATTGGTAAGTGTTCCAAAATCCATTAAATCCCAGTCAGAAAGAAAATAACCAGAATTCCATATACCCACTGTCAGCCTGCACGCATCAATATAGTTTTGCTTTGTCATTCCAGGGTGATGAAGAATTTCATGAACAGCTTTCCCTTGTGTTGATTTAAGGATTTCTCCTGTTTTTAAGTGATTTATCTTTTTCAGTTCTTTTGTATCACCAGGCATTTCAATCCCCAGTTCATTCATTGCCCGGCGTGCAATCTCTCCTGCATCCTGGTACCTGGCAATTTGAAGATAAAACTGGGTAATTGCAAAATAAGAATTGATTTTATCATGAATATTTCCGGCTGAAGTAAATATTATATTAAAAAATTTTTCAGAGGTTTTAACATCTCCTGCAATAGATGAAAGAACAGCAAGTTCTTCATATATCTCAAGAGTCAGATCATATGCTTTTTTCCAGCTGTTTTCTGGTAAAAAAGAGCAGGCAGCTTTTGCATAACCAAGTGCAGTATCATAGGCTGCAGAATTTTTTGTTTTTTTAACAGCAATCAGGTTTAACCCTGCCAGTTCTTTCTGCTCTTTGCAGTCAGAAAGCATTTCAGCTCCAAGATTAAGCTGATTTACAATATCAAAAATCCGGTCTTCCAGTTTTTCAGGTGCAACACTGCCCAGAATTAACCGGCCTGTTTTCCAGTGAAGGGCCTTTCGTTCTTGTACTGGGATATCCTGGTATGCTGCCTGCTGTACCCTGTCATGAAGGAATTTAAACACACTTGTCAGTTCATGAACCTGATTGGCACCTGATTTAAGTTTTATACTGGAATCATTTATATTGCTGAAAAATTCATTTTCATTTGGTGAAAGCAGTTTGTAATTATCATCAAGAGGAATAACCAGCCCTTCTTCTATTCCTTTCCAGAGACGGGCAAGGGTTACAGCGGCTGTATTTTCATAAATAACAGACAGGGTATTAATATCAAAGGTGCTGCCGATGCAGGAAGCAGATTTGAGAACTTGTTGTGTTTCCAAAGGGAGCTTTCGCAGTCTTTCTGCCATGAGTTCCACAACATTATCTGTGATATTTTTTTCCTGGATCTGGCTTGTATTCCAGTTCCATGTCCTTTTTTTATAATCAAACACCAGCAGCTTCTCTTTATACAGGGACTTAAAAAATTCTTTAACAAAAAAAGCATTTCCCCGTGTTTTTTTATAAACCAGTTCTGTTAGACCTTCTGCATATGACAGGCTGCAATGCAGGGTATCTGCTATAAGATGGTTTACTTGTTCCGGCAGAAGATTATCCAGCCTGATTTTGTTTATTGATATTAGATTTCTGGTCTGAATATCGTTTATGGTCATCATCAGCAGATGGGCCGGATCCACCTCATTATCCCGGTATGCCCCGATTATCAGGAGATACCGGCTTTCCTCTTCATTCATCAAGAGCTTGATAAGATTCAAAGAGCCTGGATCAGCCCATTGAAGATCATCTGTAAAAATAACAAAAGGATGTTCTTTACTGCTGATTGTTTTGATAAGATTCAGAAAAACCAGGTTTATGCGGTTCTGGGTTTCAGCAGGTCCCAGGTTTGGCACAGGCGGCTGGCTGCCTATTATAAGCTCCAGTGCAGGAATTAAATCTATCAATACCTGCCCGTTGCTGCCTGCTGCTTTTGATATTTTTGTTTTCCAGAGAGCCAGTTTTTCAGGGCTTTGCCCAAGGATATAATTAACAAATCCTGTCATGGCCTGGATAAGGGCTGCATAGGGTTTATTGTGCTGATATTGATCGTATTTTCCTGATACAAAATATCCGCGGCGTTCTGTAACCGGCTTGTGGATTTCATGAACCAGGGATGATTTTCCCACCCCTGGGTACCCGCTTACAAGCACCATCCCTGTTTTTCCCAGGCTTACCTGTTCAAATGTATCCATCAGTGCAGAGACTTCTTTTTCCCGGCCATAGAGTTTCTGGGGAATATTAAATTGTCCTGAAATATCATGGTATCCTGGTATAAAGCTGTTGAGATTCCTGATATTGTTAAGATTATTAAGACATGTTTCAAGATCAGCCTTCAGCCCGTATGCAGACTGATACCTGTCTTCTGCATTTTTTGCCATGAGCCTGGTTACAATATCTGAAACTGGTCTGGGTATATTATTATTTATCCGGTAAACTGGAACCGGAACCCTGGCAATATGGCTGTGAATCATTTCCAGGGAGTCCTGGGTTTCAAAAGGCAGTTTACCTGTCAGCATTTCATAAAGCGTAACCCCCAGTGAATACAAATCAGTCCTGTAATCCACGGAACGGTTCATCCTGCCGGTTTGTTCTGGTGAAATATATGCCAGTGTGCCTTCCAGTCTGTCTGGATTTGCCAGGTGGTTTGTTTTTGTATCAATTCTGGATGAGATGCCAAAATCAATAATTGTGGCAGAAAGGGATTTATGGTTATCCACGATAATATTGCTGCTGTTAATATCTTT from the Desulfonema limicola genome contains:
- a CDS encoding AAA family ATPase, with translation MLSAPEISGSAKLIYESSDSLIYCQHTDQYKNPVIIKILRQKHPGLTQIVRFTNEYECLKDINVAGVRKVHAKTILNQRLALVLEFIRGQSIKQIISGRQMDLESILITAVSITRALENIHANHLIHKDINSSNIIVDNHKSLSATIIDFGISSRIDTKTNHLANPDRLEGTLAYISPEQTGRMNRSVDYRTDLYSLGVTLYEMLTGKLPFETQDSLEMIHSHIARVPVPVYRINNNIPRPVSDIVTRLMAKNAEDRYQSAYGLKADLETCLNNLNNIRNLNSFIPGYHDISGQFNIPQKLYGREKEVSALMDTFEQVSLGKTGMVLVSGYPGVGKSSLVHEIHKPVTERRGYFVSGKYDQYQHNKPYAALIQAMTGFVNYILGQSPEKLALWKTKISKAAGSNGQVLIDLIPALELIIGSQPPVPNLGPAETQNRINLVFLNLIKTISSKEHPFVIFTDDLQWADPGSLNLIKLLMNEEESRYLLIIGAYRDNEVDPAHLLMMTINDIQTRNLISINKIRLDNLLPEQVNHLIADTLHCSLSYAEGLTELVYKKTRGNAFFVKEFFKSLYKEKLLVFDYKKRTWNWNTSQIQEKNITDNVVELMAERLRKLPLETQQVLKSASCIGSTFDINTLSVIYENTAAVTLARLWKGIEEGLVIPLDDNYKLLSPNENEFFSNINDSSIKLKSGANQVHELTSVFKFLHDRVQQAAYQDIPVQERKALHWKTGRLILGSVAPEKLEDRIFDIVNQLNLGAEMLSDCKEQKELAGLNLIAVKKTKNSAAYDTALGYAKAACSFLPENSWKKAYDLTLEIYEELAVLSSIAGDVKTSEKFFNIIFTSAGNIHDKINSYFAITQFYLQIARYQDAGEIARRAMNELGIEMPGDTKELKKINHLKTGEILKSTQGKAVHEILHHPGMTKQNYIDACRLTVGIWNSGYFLSDWDLMDFGTLTNVCLSLEHGNCEASAYGFVCYGMMLAVQGEYQKAYQFGRLAVQLSEKYPHVDIRGKVYNLFGHFVSVFGDSYKNITELYKKSFVYNLESGDVVYTNWALMAPSWAGLIKGDILKSVYENNCIQAEFVNKTIDIFTIRNFEFHKKLIQYFQGNIPGNTLDDNDFNESKWLEEIQESKFLPLENWYYGYKSQASYLYGNYDKALEYAEKAHKTIAQNGGLFWGYEYVFYYALSLIKNYPLLKENKKYNKQLDLMIQQLKAWSQSHPGNFFHKYALAAAETASVRGQDMEALELYHQAIESAKDNFFIQNEAAANELAGEFHLKKGFQSYASLHIARAYECYAAWGAKRKALELKKKYGHLFFVPQVGKDKTAVSSITSSAFLDTASIIKVSQTLSQEVQLNRLIENMLGIAMENAGATKGVLIIKENDNLLIQAKSRITDKKIGIMQAVPVEQSRELPLSVVHYAARTQNPLIINDLTRDMTYADDPYIRNSQLKSLICLPIIHQGKLNGLLYLENNLTIDAFTLERLDLLKVLAAQAAISIENAMLYENLETKVRDRTAELAETNRKLQKVMDALWGEMELAKRIQTILLPVNPHIPGYEIAASSEPANEVGGDYYDVISAAGYDWIVIGDVSGHGITSGLVMMMVQTAIHTVLLNNPGVSPSFLLTAVNRVIYENIKKMDQAKHMTILVLAGGREGRFSFSGLHEDILILRADTGKAEVIETSGFWIGMEPDISTMLTTNTLTLEPGDYMILFTDGVTEARCQDRMFGNDHLLEIIQASVSPTPVKIHDNIVNALKSCEKPDDVTIMVLKRLE